A stretch of DNA from Flavobacteriales bacterium:
ACAAGTTTTGACTCCGGTATTGGATATACCAGGGCATGTCGGTTGCCAGCAAGGGAGCCAGGAGTGCCACCAGGGCAAGGACACCCAGGATGTACAGTGAGTAATATGCAGGACGGTTCCTTCTAAAGGTTCGCCAGGTATATCCTTTCGGGCTGATACCGGGTGCCACTTCGCTATAGGTATTCTTATCTTTTTCCATAGCTTATGCGTGGGTCAGCGATTGCATAGAGGATATCCGCGAGTAGGAAGCCAATAAGGGTCAGGGCACCGGAAAGTGTCAATATGGCAATAATGGTGGGGTGATCCTTATTCCCGATGGCCATGTACATTTCAAGTCCCATGCCTGGTAGGGTAAAGATGGTTTCCAGGATAATAGACCCACCAATGGCATAGGGGAAGATGTTGGTGAAAATGGTAATGATGGGGAGCAGTGCGTTACGAAATGCATGTTTGTAAATGACTTTCCTCTTTGTTAATCCCTTTGCTCTTGCGGTCCGAATGTAGTCCATGTCAATCGCCTCGATCATTGCCACGCGCATTGTTCGTGAGAGAAAGGCAAAGGAGCTGTATGTATAGCAGGTCAGGGGCAATACCAGATAGGGGAGGGTGATCCGGAGTTGTTGAAAGAAACCGGCACCTTCGGGAAAGCCTGTGGCAGGTTTTACCCCGGAAGCCGGGAAGATGGGAAGAACGTCAGGGTTGGCGAATGTCATCAGGAGTAACGTTGCAAACCAGAACGAAGGCATAGAGTATAGTACGAAGAGGATTACAGTTGTGATCCTGTCGAACCGTGAATGTGGCTTTGATGCAGCCCGGATACCAATGGGTATGCTTACCACATAGGCAAGGATTACCGACAGCACGGTAAACAGCAAAGACCACCATATCTTACTGCCAATGGCGGCAGAAATGGGTTGTTTGGTTGCAAAGGACAGCCCGAAATCACCACGGATCAATCCTTTGCTGAACTTTGCATCTTTCCCGGTGATCCAGTTCCCATCCCCGAAGATCCAGCGGTGGTATTGATTGTGGAGGTGAAAAGAAAGGGTAGGGACATAAAGCTTCCAGGGTGTGGCCTTCTCTTTCATCTCACGAAAGCGTTCCTGAATCACATTAATCTGCGAAGACAACGCATGGAGCGCAGGATGGCCTTGATATCTTGTTGCCATGTTGTTGATACGCGTTTCGAGTACATCCGTATCGTAAGTAGACAAAAGGGAAAGGGACTCGAAGCGCAGTTGATTGACTTCTTCTGTCATGGTATCGCCGGGATTCAGGGAGACCC
This window harbors:
- a CDS encoding ABC transporter permease, yielding MGKYLLKRILVFFPTLVVITLLGFILSINMPGDPVDRLMTTAQSTGDLVQASGNMEAQKREWRKKLGLDLPVFYFSLHNLATPDTIHRIYDPSHRQALERLIHQYGNWPQIVEFHEALKAFVAMHSRVSLNPGDTMTEEVNQLRFESLSLLSTYDTDVLETRINNMATRYQGHPALHALSSQINVIQERFREMKEKATPWKLYVPTLSFHLHNQYHRWIFGDGNWITGKDAKFSKGLIRGDFGLSFATKQPISAAIGSKIWWSLLFTVLSVILAYVVSIPIGIRAASKPHSRFDRITTVILFVLYSMPSFWFATLLLMTFANPDVLPIFPASGVKPATGFPEGAGFFQQLRITLPYLVLPLTCYTYSSFAFLSRTMRVAMIEAIDMDYIRTARAKGLTKRKVIYKHAFRNALLPIITIFTNIFPYAIGGSIILETIFTLPGMGLEMYMAIGNKDHPTIIAILTLSGALTLIGFLLADILYAIADPRISYGKR